A part of Campylobacter ureolyticus ACS-301-V-Sch3b genomic DNA contains:
- the pyk gene encoding pyruvate kinase has product MDKRTKILATIGPASDDIDIIEGLVKAGVNAFRMNFSHGDHNYHKSNLEKIKEVEKKLNKRIGIFQDISGPKVRVKTLKEMFNLSSGDKLIFVKDEIVGEKIDEKIYKLCINHPEILELIKNGEYIYLCDGAIRAKVNFASKDEVHAVLENSGILTSNKGVNFPNTKLNIDVITKKDELDLEWGAKNGVHFVAVSFVQKASDVLRVKRILENYGSKARVFAKIEKFDAVENIDEIIKVSDGIMVARGDLGIEVPYYEVPNIQKMIIKKANLYSKPVITATQMMLSMTQNERATRAEISDVANAVLDGTDAVMLSEESAVGKHPVKVVEAMSNTIKEIEKIYPYYKSFDAVDETDMVAYSSVSLAKNINAKAILSITGSGRSAIKMARNRPETKIYAISHDEETAHFLTLAWGVSPVIVKDKSDVDFLIADTIKEAFEKGYIDLDHTYIMTAGFPTGVAGSTNYIRIIKKDQIKYYQNIAKNRKN; this is encoded by the coding sequence ATGGATAAAAGAACTAAAATTTTAGCAACTATAGGTCCTGCAAGCGATGACATTGACATAATTGAAGGTTTAGTAAAAGCAGGAGTTAATGCTTTTAGGATGAATTTTAGTCACGGCGATCATAACTATCATAAGTCAAATTTGGAAAAAATTAAAGAAGTTGAAAAAAAACTTAATAAAAGAATTGGAATTTTTCAAGACATAAGTGGTCCAAAAGTTAGGGTTAAGACTCTAAAAGAGATGTTTAATTTAAGTTCAGGCGATAAGCTTATTTTTGTAAAAGATGAGATAGTTGGTGAAAAAATAGATGAAAAAATATATAAGCTTTGTATAAATCATCCTGAGATTTTAGAGCTTATTAAAAATGGTGAATATATTTATCTTTGTGATGGTGCAATAAGAGCAAAAGTTAATTTTGCAAGTAAAGATGAAGTTCATGCTGTACTTGAGAATAGTGGAATTTTAACATCAAATAAGGGAGTAAATTTTCCAAATACAAAATTAAATATTGATGTTATTACAAAAAAAGATGAGCTTGATTTGGAATGGGGAGCAAAAAACGGTGTTCATTTTGTGGCTGTTTCGTTTGTGCAAAAAGCAAGTGATGTCTTAAGAGTAAAAAGAATACTTGAAAACTACGGAAGCAAAGCAAGAGTTTTTGCCAAAATTGAGAAATTTGATGCTGTTGAAAATATTGATGAAATCATAAAAGTAAGTGATGGAATAATGGTTGCAAGGGGTGATTTGGGAATCGAAGTACCTTATTACGAAGTGCCGAATATACAAAAAATGATAATTAAAAAAGCAAATTTATACTCAAAACCAGTTATTACAGCCACTCAAATGATGCTTTCAATGACACAAAACGAAAGAGCTACAAGAGCTGAGATTAGCGATGTTGCTAATGCTGTACTTGATGGAACTGATGCTGTAATGTTAAGTGAGGAAAGTGCCGTTGGAAAACATCCTGTAAAAGTTGTAGAAGCAATGAGTAACACCATAAAAGAAATTGAAAAAATTTATCCTTATTATAAGAGTTTTGATGCGGTTGATGAAACAGATATGGTGGCTTATAGCTCGGTAAGTTTAGCTAAAAATATAAATGCAAAAGCTATACTTTCTATAACAGGATCAGGCAGATCAGCTATAAAAATGGCTAGAAATCGTCCAGAAACTAAAATTTATGCCATATCTCATGATGAAGAAACAGCTCACTTTTTAACACTTGCTTGGGGGGTAAGTCCTGTGATAGTAAAAGATAAAAGCGATGTTGATTTTTTAATCGCAGATACGATAAAAGAGGCTTTTGAAAAAGGATATATTGATCTTGATCATACCTATATAATGACAGCAGGTTTTCCAACAGGAGTTGCTGGAAGCACAAACTATATAAGAATTATCAAAAAAGATCAAATTAAATACTACCAAAATATTGCTAAAAATAGAAAAAATTAA